One genomic region from Blastococcus sp. Marseille-P5729 encodes:
- the rpmB gene encoding 50S ribosomal protein L28, with amino-acid sequence MASVCDVCGKKPSFGKSVSHSHRRTSRRWNPNVQRVHAVLAGGTHKTLNACTTCIKTGKVVKG; translated from the coding sequence GTGGCCAGCGTTTGCGACGTCTGTGGCAAGAAGCCGTCCTTCGGCAAGTCGGTGTCCCACTCCCACCGCCGTACGAGCCGCCGCTGGAACCCGAACGTCCAGCGTGTGCACGCCGTCCTCGCCGGTGGCACCCACAAGACCCTGAATGCATGCACTACCTGCATCAAGACCGGCAAGGTCGTCAAGGGCTAA
- a CDS encoding AAA family ATPase, which yields MTVITIASAFGLRGSHIGATVARTFGIPFVDRAIPRAIARDLGLPIETVMAQDGKAATGIWRIISAMAVIPDITGTEVMAHSMGADHATYKEKTEKIMLETARSSGGVFVGRAGVLVLREIPGALHVRLTGPREQRIAAFAAAKKISEKDAREVVETIDKARAAYGRTLYRTDLTDDSLYDLVLSEARFGEEATAELITTAARARDRSR from the coding sequence ATGACCGTGATCACCATCGCCAGCGCGTTCGGGCTCCGCGGCTCGCACATCGGCGCGACCGTCGCGCGCACGTTTGGTATCCCGTTCGTCGATCGGGCCATTCCCCGCGCGATCGCTCGCGACCTGGGCCTGCCCATCGAGACGGTGATGGCGCAGGACGGCAAGGCCGCAACCGGCATCTGGCGGATCATCAGCGCGATGGCGGTGATTCCTGACATCACCGGCACGGAGGTCATGGCGCACAGCATGGGCGCCGATCACGCGACCTACAAGGAGAAGACCGAGAAGATCATGCTCGAGACCGCGCGCAGCTCGGGCGGGGTCTTCGTGGGCCGGGCAGGGGTGCTGGTGCTGCGCGAGATCCCCGGGGCGCTGCACGTACGGCTCACCGGGCCGAGAGAACAGCGCATCGCCGCGTTCGCCGCCGCCAAGAAGATCTCCGAGAAGGACGCGCGGGAGGTCGTGGAGACCATCGACAAGGCGCGAGCGGCGTACGGGCGCACTCTCTACCGCACCGACCTGACCGACGACTCGCTGTACGATCTCGTGCTGAGCGAGGCCCGCTTCGGCGAGGAGGCGACGGCCGAGCTCATCACCACCGCAGCCCGCGCCCGCGACCGGTCCCGCTGA
- a CDS encoding thiamine-phosphate kinase, with protein MHNDSGTVGEQGEFPSIDRIVRLAADQTSGPGVLLGPGDDSAVVAAPDGRVVISTDVYVEDRHFRRDWSSAEDIGHRVIAAAVADVAAMGASPTAVVVGLACPADTQVGWLDGFSRGVRDECATAGASLVGGDMSRSDLIFVSVTALGDLDGAAPVRRDGARDGDVVAVCGTLGHAAAGLAILSRGFRAGKQFIDAHRRPAPPYAEGPRAARSGASAMCDVSDGLVADLGHIATASGVHIDLDPAAFDIPPRMAEIASALGADPLHWVSAGGDDHALAATFAPDAVPPGWSVVGTVRSSSEPAVTIAGSPPQAAGWTHFNRT; from the coding sequence GTGCACAACGACTCTGGAACAGTGGGCGAGCAGGGTGAGTTCCCCTCGATCGACCGGATCGTGCGGCTCGCCGCAGACCAGACCTCCGGCCCCGGCGTGCTGCTCGGGCCCGGGGACGACTCAGCGGTCGTCGCCGCGCCCGACGGGCGAGTGGTCATCAGCACCGACGTGTACGTCGAGGACCGGCATTTCCGGCGCGACTGGTCCAGCGCCGAGGACATCGGGCACCGCGTGATCGCGGCCGCCGTTGCCGACGTCGCCGCCATGGGTGCCAGCCCCACGGCGGTCGTCGTCGGGCTCGCCTGCCCGGCTGACACCCAGGTCGGCTGGCTCGACGGTTTCAGCAGGGGAGTGCGCGACGAGTGTGCGACCGCCGGGGCCAGTCTGGTCGGGGGCGACATGTCCCGTAGCGATCTCATCTTCGTGTCGGTGACCGCGCTCGGCGATCTCGACGGGGCCGCTCCGGTCCGGCGGGACGGCGCCAGAGACGGGGACGTCGTCGCCGTCTGCGGAACGCTTGGCCACGCCGCGGCGGGGCTGGCCATCCTCTCGCGCGGGTTCCGCGCCGGGAAGCAGTTCATCGACGCGCACCGGCGTCCCGCGCCGCCGTACGCCGAGGGCCCGAGGGCCGCGCGATCCGGAGCGAGCGCCATGTGCGACGTCAGCGACGGGCTCGTCGCGGACCTGGGACACATCGCGACCGCCAGCGGCGTGCACATCGACCTCGATCCGGCCGCCTTCGACATCCCGCCGCGCATGGCCGAGATCGCCTCCGCGCTCGGCGCCGACCCGCTGCACTGGGTGAGCGCGGGCGGTGACGACCACGCCCTCGCTGCCACCTTCGCCCCGGACGCCGTCCCGCCCGGATGGTCAGTAGTCGGGACCGTGCGGTCGTCGAGCGAGCCCGCGGTGACCATCGCCGGGTCGCCACCGCAGGCGGCCGGATGGACGCATTTCAACCGGACGTAG
- a CDS encoding DUF3515 domain-containing protein, whose translation MSPARKATFIALPAALLAGLVTAWLISSNLGDAGETGPLEKVSVQEADGTEDVCANVVIGLPDELDGRQKRAVTGHPGSLAWGDPPITLVCGVPKPDDIETATNLTAVNGVTWMVEQDTDTSDYGLPGSNVVWTAVDREVYVSVAVPSDASGSAIISPISKVLGERLKGTGA comes from the coding sequence ATGTCGCCCGCCCGCAAGGCAACCTTCATCGCCCTCCCCGCCGCCCTGCTCGCCGGGCTGGTGACGGCGTGGCTGATCTCCAGCAATCTCGGCGACGCGGGTGAGACCGGTCCGCTCGAGAAGGTGAGCGTGCAGGAGGCCGACGGCACCGAAGACGTCTGCGCGAACGTCGTGATCGGCCTGCCGGACGAGCTCGACGGGCGGCAGAAGCGGGCAGTCACCGGGCATCCGGGCTCACTCGCGTGGGGCGACCCGCCGATCACGCTGGTGTGCGGCGTGCCGAAGCCCGACGACATCGAGACCGCCACGAACCTCACCGCGGTCAACGGCGTGACCTGGATGGTGGAGCAGGACACCGACACCTCGGACTATGGCCTGCCGGGCAGCAATGTGGTGTGGACGGCGGTCGACCGGGAGGTCTACGTCTCGGTCGCTGTGCCGTCCGACGCCTCCGGCAGCGCCATCATCTCCCCCATCTCGAAGGTGCTCGGCGAGCGCCTGAAGGGCACCGGCGCCTAG
- a CDS encoding NAD(P)H-dependent glycerol-3-phosphate dehydrogenase, whose translation MITRAAVMGAGSWGTAFAKVLADAGLPVRLWARRSELVEAIQGSRANPDYLPEITLPDGIEATDDPRYALDGADLVVLAVPSQSLRENLQQWRAYIGPDATLMSLMKGIELGTMLRMSQVVAETAEVTSDRVAVLSGPNLAREVAEGQPAATVIACEDHDRAVEVQRICQTMYFRPYTSTDVVGCELGGAVKNVIALACGMAEGMGFGDNTKATLMTRGLAETARLGLKLGASVTTFSGLAGIGDLAATCSSPLSRNRTFGERLGRGETLEEAASHTRQVAEGVKSCRSVLDLARANEVEMPITEAIVMICHAGRDARDVVPVLMGRAPKPEGI comes from the coding sequence GTGATCACCAGAGCCGCCGTGATGGGCGCCGGCTCGTGGGGAACGGCGTTCGCCAAGGTCCTGGCGGACGCCGGGCTGCCGGTGCGGCTGTGGGCCCGGCGCTCGGAGCTGGTCGAGGCGATCCAGGGCAGTCGCGCCAACCCGGACTATCTCCCCGAGATCACCCTCCCGGACGGGATCGAGGCGACGGACGACCCGCGGTACGCCCTGGACGGCGCGGATCTGGTGGTGCTGGCCGTCCCGTCGCAGTCGCTGCGCGAGAACCTCCAGCAGTGGCGTGCGTACATCGGACCCGACGCGACGTTGATGAGCCTCATGAAGGGGATCGAGCTCGGCACCATGCTGCGGATGTCGCAGGTCGTGGCCGAGACTGCCGAGGTGACCAGCGATCGGGTCGCTGTGCTCAGCGGGCCGAATCTCGCCCGGGAGGTCGCGGAGGGACAGCCGGCAGCCACCGTGATCGCCTGCGAGGATCACGACCGCGCGGTCGAGGTGCAGAGGATCTGCCAGACCATGTACTTCCGGCCCTACACCAGCACGGACGTCGTGGGCTGCGAGCTGGGCGGCGCGGTCAAGAACGTCATCGCCCTCGCCTGCGGCATGGCCGAGGGGATGGGATTCGGTGACAACACCAAGGCGACCTTGATGACCCGGGGGCTGGCCGAGACGGCACGGCTGGGCCTGAAGCTCGGCGCCTCGGTGACCACCTTCTCCGGTCTGGCCGGAATCGGTGACCTCGCGGCCACCTGCTCGTCCCCGCTGTCCCGCAACCGCACCTTCGGCGAACGGCTGGGCCGCGGCGAGACCCTGGAGGAGGCGGCCAGCCACACCCGACAGGTCGCCGAGGGCGTGAAGTCCTGCCGGTCCGTGCTCGACCTGGCGCGCGCCAACGAGGTCGAGATGCCGATCACTGAAGCCATCGTGATGATCTGTCATGCGGGGCGGGACGCCCGCGATGTCGTTCCAGTGCTGATGGGGCGGGCACCCAAGCCGGAGGGGATCTAG
- a CDS encoding 1-acyl-sn-glycerol-3-phosphate acyltransferase: MSENPDAAVRRGRKTAGKLGPALQFMVPAVRGLSRTVFKEKFEGQDHIPVTGPALVVLNHISVLDPLATASFVWTAGRLPLFLIKDSVFNVPLVGKLFTKSRQISVSRGSSAAQASLDAAIAALRDGQVVAVYPEGTVTRDPDFWPMQAKTGVARIALAVPEAPVIPVAQWGAHRSFDYHTKKLRLFPRKQTHIRALPPMDISKYHGRTDNQAARRLTDEMMRALADEVGRMRGKPAPAELYRFVTPKRAGRPGDEKGAR; encoded by the coding sequence GTGAGCGAGAACCCCGACGCAGCGGTCAGGCGCGGCCGTAAGACCGCCGGCAAGCTGGGACCGGCGCTGCAGTTCATGGTGCCGGCGGTGCGCGGTCTCTCGCGCACTGTCTTCAAGGAGAAGTTCGAGGGCCAGGACCACATTCCCGTCACCGGGCCGGCGCTCGTCGTCCTGAACCACATCTCGGTGCTGGACCCGCTCGCGACCGCGTCCTTCGTGTGGACCGCGGGCCGCCTGCCGCTGTTCCTGATCAAGGACAGCGTCTTCAATGTGCCACTGGTCGGCAAGCTGTTCACGAAGTCGCGGCAGATCTCGGTCAGCCGCGGCTCCTCGGCCGCACAGGCGTCCCTGGACGCGGCGATCGCCGCGCTCCGTGACGGGCAGGTCGTCGCCGTCTACCCCGAGGGCACCGTGACACGCGATCCCGACTTCTGGCCCATGCAAGCCAAGACCGGCGTAGCGCGGATCGCGCTCGCCGTGCCCGAGGCGCCCGTGATCCCGGTCGCGCAGTGGGGTGCCCACCGCTCGTTCGACTACCACACCAAGAAGCTGCGGCTGTTTCCCCGCAAGCAGACCCACATTCGCGCCCTGCCGCCGATGGACATCTCGAAGTACCACGGGCGAACCGATAACCAGGCTGCCCGCCGGCTTACCGACGAGATGATGCGCGCCCTCGCCGACGAGGTGGGCCGGATGCGCGGCAAGCCCGCACCGGCCGAGCTCTACCGCTTCGTGACCCCGAAACGGGCCGGCAGGCCCGGTGACGAGAAGGGCGCGAGGTGA
- the cofC gene encoding 2-phospho-L-lactate guanylyltransferase: protein MTTPDQPRWQVILPVKRAAASKTRLAGLDRARLAVAFASDTLRAVVACPLVAGTVVVTEDEQVREIALGSGAHVIEEQHDGAPRGFARLNAAIVLGIERAGLAAEPVAALTADLPALRPDELARTLLQAGQHRRSFVPDHAGTGTAFVAALRGADLAPSFGVDSAATHQRSGAVRLELDEPGLRQDVDLPADLGSAQLLGCGPATTRLLRAALGCATMDR from the coding sequence ATGACAACTCCCGACCAGCCTCGTTGGCAGGTCATCCTGCCGGTCAAACGCGCCGCGGCATCCAAGACCCGCCTCGCGGGCCTGGACCGCGCCCGGCTCGCGGTCGCCTTCGCCAGCGACACGCTGCGCGCGGTAGTCGCCTGTCCCCTCGTGGCAGGGACGGTGGTGGTGACCGAGGACGAGCAGGTGCGCGAGATCGCCCTGGGCAGCGGCGCCCACGTGATCGAGGAGCAGCATGACGGCGCGCCGCGCGGATTCGCGCGGCTCAACGCCGCCATCGTGCTTGGGATCGAACGCGCCGGACTGGCTGCTGAACCGGTCGCCGCCCTCACCGCGGACCTGCCCGCGCTCCGGCCCGACGAGCTCGCCCGCACGCTCCTGCAGGCTGGCCAGCACCGCCGGTCCTTCGTACCTGACCACGCCGGTACGGGCACCGCGTTCGTGGCCGCCCTCCGTGGAGCCGACCTCGCGCCGTCCTTCGGTGTTGACTCGGCGGCCACTCACCAGCGCTCGGGCGCGGTCCGGCTCGAGCTCGACGAGCCGGGGCTGCGGCAGGACGTCGACCTTCCGGCCGACCTGGGCTCGGCGCAGCTCCTGGGCTGCGGCCCGGCAACCACCCGACTGCTGCGCGCGGCACTCGGGTGCGCGACGATGGACCGATGA
- a CDS encoding RNA degradosome polyphosphate kinase: MNTPAPSECPLPRDRYTNREISWLDFNARVLASAEDPRTPLLERVKFLAIFASNLDEFYMVRVAGLKRRQSMGLLARSADGLTAAEQLAVINEKAQGLVHRHIACFTDDVLPALRAEGIDIISHAQLSDPEKERMDAYFRQKVFPVLTPLAVDPAHPFPYISGRSLNLAVVIREPGSKLERFARVKIPPNVDRFVGLGGDRFLPLESLIEANLDGLFPGMEVVAHHPFRVTRNADLDVEEDRDEDLLQALERELARRRFGPAVRLEVTDTMDQKTLDLLTREIDIDPGDVLVVPGLLDLSSLWAIFAVDRPDLKDDPYVPGSPARLAKGDSFFDVLRGGDVLLHHPYDSFATTTQKFIEQAAADPHVLAIKQTLYRTSGDSPIVQALISAAEAGKQVVVLGEIKARFDEEANISWARALERAGCHVVYGIVGLKTHCKTALVVRQEGGSLRRYCHIGTGNYNPKTARLYEDLGLLTADPDVGADLTDLFNVLTGYSRQQQYRKLLVAPHGVRSGLIERIEREAEHARSGREAHIIIKSNHIVDEASIDALYRASQDGVRVDLVIRTNCSVRPGVPGLSENIRVRSIVGRFLEHSRVAYFRNAGEPEIFIGSADLMHRNLDRRVEVLVRVDDQYAKTRITRMIRRLMDDDIIGWDLQPDGTWINSADRSDGVMVDAQVEQIQRIGTGA; encoded by the coding sequence ATGAACACGCCTGCCCCCAGCGAGTGCCCCCTGCCGAGGGACCGGTACACCAACCGGGAGATCTCCTGGCTGGACTTCAACGCCCGGGTGCTCGCCTCCGCGGAGGATCCACGGACTCCGTTGCTGGAACGGGTCAAGTTCCTCGCGATCTTCGCCAGCAATCTCGACGAGTTCTACATGGTGCGCGTCGCCGGGCTCAAGCGCCGACAGAGCATGGGGCTGCTCGCCCGGTCCGCCGACGGGCTCACGGCCGCGGAGCAGCTCGCCGTCATCAACGAGAAGGCCCAGGGGCTCGTGCACCGGCACATCGCCTGCTTCACCGACGACGTCCTGCCGGCGCTGCGCGCCGAGGGAATCGACATCATCTCGCACGCGCAGCTGTCGGATCCGGAGAAGGAGCGGATGGATGCCTACTTCCGGCAGAAGGTCTTCCCCGTGCTCACGCCGCTGGCTGTGGACCCGGCGCACCCCTTCCCGTACATCTCCGGACGCTCACTGAACCTCGCCGTGGTCATCCGCGAGCCGGGCAGCAAGCTGGAACGGTTCGCTCGGGTGAAGATTCCGCCTAATGTCGATCGGTTCGTCGGCCTCGGAGGCGACCGGTTTCTGCCGTTGGAGTCGCTGATCGAGGCCAACCTCGATGGGCTGTTCCCCGGCATGGAGGTCGTCGCCCACCATCCCTTCCGGGTCACCCGCAATGCCGATCTCGATGTCGAGGAGGACCGCGACGAGGACCTGCTGCAGGCGCTTGAGCGCGAGCTGGCGCGACGCCGGTTCGGGCCGGCGGTGCGCCTCGAGGTCACCGACACGATGGACCAGAAGACCCTCGACCTGCTCACCCGGGAGATCGACATCGATCCCGGGGATGTGCTGGTCGTCCCGGGGCTGCTGGATCTCTCGTCGCTGTGGGCGATCTTCGCGGTCGACCGGCCGGACTTGAAGGACGATCCGTACGTGCCGGGCTCACCCGCCCGGTTGGCGAAGGGCGACTCGTTCTTCGACGTGCTCCGTGGCGGGGACGTCCTGCTGCACCACCCCTATGACTCGTTCGCCACGACAACCCAGAAGTTCATCGAGCAGGCCGCTGCGGACCCGCACGTGCTCGCGATCAAGCAGACCCTGTACCGCACGTCCGGCGACTCCCCGATCGTGCAAGCGTTGATCAGCGCTGCCGAGGCCGGCAAACAGGTCGTGGTTCTGGGCGAGATCAAGGCCAGGTTCGACGAAGAGGCGAACATCAGCTGGGCCCGAGCCCTCGAGCGTGCCGGATGTCATGTCGTGTACGGGATTGTCGGCCTGAAGACCCACTGCAAGACCGCGCTCGTGGTGCGCCAGGAGGGCGGATCGCTACGTCGCTACTGCCACATCGGCACTGGAAACTACAACCCGAAGACTGCGCGGCTCTACGAGGATCTCGGCCTGCTCACCGCAGATCCCGACGTCGGCGCCGACCTGACCGATCTCTTCAACGTGCTCACCGGGTACTCGCGTCAGCAGCAGTACCGCAAGCTCCTGGTCGCGCCCCACGGAGTGCGCAGCGGGCTGATCGAGCGGATCGAGCGAGAGGCCGAGCACGCGCGATCCGGTCGCGAGGCGCACATCATCATCAAGAGCAACCACATCGTCGACGAGGCTTCGATCGATGCGCTGTACCGCGCATCCCAGGACGGTGTCCGCGTCGACCTCGTGATCCGCACGAACTGCTCGGTGCGGCCCGGTGTGCCCGGGCTCTCGGAGAACATCCGGGTCCGCTCGATCGTCGGTAGGTTCCTGGAGCACTCGCGCGTCGCATACTTCCGCAACGCCGGTGAGCCGGAGATCTTCATCGGCTCCGCTGACCTGATGCACCGCAACCTTGACCGTCGTGTCGAGGTTCTGGTGCGGGTCGACGACCAGTACGCGAAGACGCGCATCACGCGGATGATCCGCCGCCTCATGGACGACGACATCATCGGCTGGGACCTGCAGCCCGACGGCACCTGGATCAACTCGGCCGACCGCTCGGACGGCGTCATGGTCGATGCGCAGGTGGAGCAGATCCAGCGAATCGGGACAGGAGCGTAG
- a CDS encoding NUDIX hydrolase, with translation MAQQERLTAAGGVLWRPTSSGPDVLLVHRPGYDDWSLPKGKPDKGENSIQTAVREVEEETGLSFAVGPRLGSVRYPVKGRSKTVWYWSMRLDPQCTDDPRPIDDDEVDEFAWLPLAKAFKALTYPADRQILSRFAKVGTIPVSLILVRHGRAGSRSRWDGPDDLRPLDGKGTDQAEMVGRTVPSLAPTRLLSAPPARCLQTAEPLASRTGMMIETSALISDHCWESDPEAAIDRLHRLAIKGERVVAVSQGKVMEAALNSMLPKRSASYATKKGGMWVIGAIDDRIVTYDYYPSLLPT, from the coding sequence ATGGCGCAACAAGAACGACTCACGGCAGCAGGCGGGGTCCTGTGGCGGCCTACCTCCAGCGGACCGGACGTGCTGTTGGTCCACCGGCCAGGTTACGACGACTGGTCCCTCCCGAAGGGAAAGCCCGACAAGGGCGAGAACTCCATTCAGACGGCTGTCCGGGAGGTTGAGGAGGAGACCGGCCTGAGCTTCGCCGTCGGCCCGCGGCTCGGATCCGTGCGGTACCCGGTCAAGGGCCGGTCGAAGACTGTCTGGTACTGGTCGATGCGGCTCGATCCGCAATGCACCGATGATCCGCGGCCCATCGACGACGACGAGGTGGACGAGTTTGCCTGGTTGCCGCTCGCCAAGGCCTTCAAGGCGCTGACCTATCCGGCTGACCGACAGATCCTCAGCCGTTTTGCGAAGGTCGGCACTATCCCAGTAAGCCTGATCCTGGTCCGGCACGGGCGGGCCGGAAGCCGCTCACGGTGGGACGGGCCCGACGACCTCCGCCCGCTGGACGGCAAGGGCACGGATCAGGCGGAGATGGTCGGACGCACGGTCCCGAGCCTCGCCCCCACCCGGCTGCTCTCAGCCCCGCCCGCGCGGTGCCTGCAGACCGCAGAGCCGCTCGCGTCGAGAACCGGGATGATGATCGAGACGTCGGCGCTGATCTCCGATCATTGCTGGGAATCAGACCCCGAGGCGGCCATCGACCGTCTCCACCGGCTGGCGATCAAAGGCGAGCGGGTGGTCGCGGTCAGCCAAGGCAAGGTGATGGAGGCGGCGCTCAACTCGATGCTGCCGAAGCGTAGCGCCAGCTATGCAACGAAGAAGGGCGGGATGTGGGTGATCGGCGCGATTGATGACCGCATCGTCACCTACGACTACTATCCCTCGCTGCTGCCTACGTAA
- a CDS encoding HU family DNA-binding protein: MNKSELIDALAVRLGGDKKGANAAIDAFVDVVFRAVAKGEKVSIAGFGVFEKRPRAARIARNPATGEPVKLKKTSVPAFRPGTSFKGYVSGQMKLGPAPKPAKTTTKSAAKSTAAAAKAAPAKKAAAKKTASKAPARAAAKKSAATAPAKKTATKSTATKSTAAKKTAAKKTAAKTTARKTAAKAPAKKTTARKAPAKKTTARKAPAKK, from the coding sequence GTGAACAAGTCCGAACTGATCGATGCGCTCGCCGTGCGCCTCGGCGGAGACAAGAAGGGCGCCAACGCCGCCATCGACGCCTTTGTCGATGTCGTCTTCCGCGCGGTCGCCAAGGGTGAGAAGGTCTCGATCGCCGGTTTCGGTGTGTTCGAGAAGCGCCCGCGTGCTGCCCGCATCGCCCGTAACCCCGCCACCGGTGAGCCGGTGAAGCTCAAGAAGACCTCGGTGCCGGCCTTCCGCCCGGGCACCTCGTTCAAGGGCTATGTCTCCGGTCAGATGAAGCTCGGGCCCGCACCCAAGCCTGCGAAGACCACCACCAAGTCTGCGGCGAAGTCGACCGCCGCAGCAGCGAAGGCGGCACCGGCCAAGAAGGCTGCCGCCAAGAAGACCGCCTCGAAGGCCCCGGCCAGGGCGGCCGCGAAGAAGTCCGCCGCGACGGCGCCGGCCAAGAAGACGGCTACGAAGTCGACGGCTACGAAGTCGACGGCAGCGAAGAAGACTGCGGCGAAGAAGACTGCGGCGAAGACCACCGCCCGGAAGACCGCTGCGAAGGCACCGGCGAAGAAGACCACGGCCCGCAAGGCCCCGGCCAAGAAGACCACGGCCCGCAAGGCCCCGGCGAAGAAGTAG
- the leuD gene encoding 3-isopropylmalate dehydratase small subunit yields MQKFITHTGTMAPLRRNNVDTDQIIPAVYLKRVTKTGFEDGLFSAWRANEKDFVLNRPEYQHASILVAGPDFGTGSSREHAVWALRDGGFRVVISSRFADIFRGNSLKDGLLTIVLPEADVETLMARAESDPAAEVTVDLGAKTIKVGSQNAQGTSDADALSMSFEIDDYSRWRLMEGLDDIGLTLRYEDEIDAYERKRPAFKPVTK; encoded by the coding sequence ATGCAGAAGTTCATTACCCACACCGGAACGATGGCGCCGCTGCGCCGCAACAACGTCGACACCGATCAGATCATCCCGGCCGTCTACCTCAAGCGGGTCACGAAGACCGGTTTCGAGGACGGGCTGTTCTCAGCATGGCGGGCGAACGAGAAGGACTTCGTCCTGAACCGGCCGGAATACCAGCACGCCTCGATTCTCGTCGCCGGACCGGACTTCGGAACCGGTTCGTCCCGTGAGCACGCAGTCTGGGCGTTGCGCGACGGCGGATTCCGCGTCGTCATCTCCTCGCGGTTCGCGGACATCTTCCGTGGTAACTCGCTCAAGGACGGTCTGCTGACGATCGTGCTTCCCGAAGCGGACGTCGAGACGTTGATGGCCCGTGCGGAGTCGGATCCGGCGGCTGAGGTCACTGTCGATCTGGGCGCCAAGACCATCAAGGTCGGAAGCCAGAATGCCCAAGGCACAAGCGATGCAGACGCTTTGTCGATGTCCTTCGAGATCGATGACTACAGCCGCTGGCGGCTGATGGAAGGGCTTGACGACATCGGTCTCACGCTCCGCTACGAGGACGAGATCGACGCCTACGAGCGAAAGCGGCCCGCGTTCAAGCCGGTGACGAAGTAG
- the leuC gene encoding 3-isopropylmalate dehydratase large subunit produces MGKTMAEKIWEQHVVHSADGEPDLLYIDLHLLHEVTSPQAFDGLRAAGRPVRRTDLTLATEDHNVPTTDVDKPIADPVSRLQVDTLRKNCAEFGVPIYPMGDENQGIVHVIGPQLGLTQPGMTVVCGDSHTSTHGAFGALAFGIGTSEVEQVLATQTLPLRPFKTMSVTVDGELGQDVTAKDIILAVIAQIGTGGGQGHVIEYRGSAIEALSMEARMTVCNMSIEAGARAGMIAPDETTFEFLKGRERAPQGADWDAAVEYWKTLRTDDDATFDTEVTLDAGTLTPFVTWGTNPGQGSTLDSSVPDPTAIKDAEKRGAAEKALAYMGLEAGTPLREVAVDTVFVGSCTNGRIEDLRAAAEVIKGRKVADSVRMLIVPGSMRVKQQAEAEGLDAVFTAAGAEWRSAGCSMCLGMNPDQLAPGERSASTSNRNFEGRQGKGGRTHLVSPLVAAATAVRGTLSSPSDLDE; encoded by the coding sequence ATGGGCAAGACCATGGCCGAGAAGATCTGGGAGCAGCACGTCGTGCACAGCGCCGACGGCGAGCCCGATCTGCTGTACATCGATCTGCACCTGCTGCACGAGGTGACCAGCCCACAGGCCTTCGACGGCCTGCGCGCCGCGGGGCGTCCGGTGCGCCGCACCGACCTCACTCTTGCGACCGAGGACCACAACGTCCCGACCACGGACGTCGACAAGCCGATCGCCGATCCGGTCTCGCGGCTGCAGGTCGACACGCTCCGCAAGAACTGCGCGGAGTTCGGCGTGCCCATCTACCCGATGGGCGACGAGAACCAGGGCATCGTGCACGTCATCGGCCCGCAGCTGGGGCTCACCCAGCCGGGCATGACGGTCGTCTGCGGCGACAGCCACACCTCTACGCACGGTGCGTTCGGTGCGCTGGCGTTCGGGATCGGCACGTCCGAGGTCGAGCAGGTACTCGCCACCCAGACGCTGCCGCTGCGTCCGTTCAAGACGATGTCGGTGACCGTCGACGGCGAGCTGGGTCAGGACGTGACCGCCAAGGACATCATCCTCGCCGTGATCGCCCAGATCGGCACGGGCGGCGGGCAGGGCCACGTCATCGAGTATCGCGGCTCGGCGATCGAGGCGCTGTCGATGGAGGCCCGCATGACGGTCTGCAACATGTCGATCGAGGCCGGCGCCCGCGCCGGAATGATTGCCCCCGATGAGACCACCTTCGAGTTCCTCAAGGGTCGCGAGCGTGCGCCCCAGGGAGCCGATTGGGACGCCGCGGTCGAGTACTGGAAGACGCTGCGGACCGACGATGACGCCACGTTCGACACGGAGGTCACCCTCGATGCGGGCACGCTGACACCGTTCGTCACCTGGGGAACCAACCCCGGCCAGGGGTCGACGCTTGACTCCTCGGTGCCGGATCCGACCGCGATCAAGGACGCCGAGAAGCGTGGCGCGGCCGAGAAGGCGCTGGCCTACATGGGGCTGGAGGCCGGCACGCCGTTGCGGGAGGTCGCCGTCGACACCGTGTTCGTCGGCTCGTGCACCAACGGCCGGATAGAGGACCTACGCGCCGCCGCGGAGGTCATCAAGGGGCGCAAGGTCGCCGACAGCGTTCGCATGCTCATCGTCCCCGGCTCGATGCGGGTCAAGCAGCAGGCCGAGGCCGAGGGCCTGGATGCGGTGTTCACGGCAGCGGGTGCCGAATGGCGCTCGGCGGGATGCTCGATGTGCCTGGGAATGAACCCGGACCAGCTCGCCCCCGGCGAGCGGTCGGCATCCACCTCGAACCGCAACTTCGAAGGACGGCAGGGCAAGGGCGGCCGCACTCACCTCGTGTCCCCCCTGGTCGCTGCGGCGACCGCCGTCCGCGGCACCCTGTCCTCCCCGAGCGATCTGGACGAGTAG